CTCCTAAGGTTTTGTAGCTGATATCGGCCGGGGTAAGACCAGAGCCTGGTTTGATATCTTTTCCGCTTACTTTTTTATTGGGATCGTACCAGTCGTATTTTACCACAACCTGGTGCTTATCGCTGCCCAGGTGCTGAAGAAAATACAGGTAGGCGCCATCGAAACTGCGGATGTAAAGCGGCGCCAGCTTACCATCGGGTCCCACCGGGATAACGGCCGGCGTTTCGGTGGTGAGCGCAGTAGCTGTCTGGCTGCCAAAGATATATTCCGCCCTCAGCTGCGTACTGCCTTTCCCGGGACCATTAGAGAGCTTCCACTGAACGTCTGCACCAAAATAATGTCGGGGCGCTATTTTACCATTATTGGAAGCCGCGGAATCCACGACGAACACAGGTTGTCCGTTCACCGTTCCCATCTTGTTAATGACATTGGTAAACTGCTGCATACCACCATACAATACAGATACACCTCCCGAGATGACGCTCACCGTTCCTTTTATACGCAGGGGTTTAACGGCCACTCTGCCTATGATATCCTTATGACTGTCGAAATCGGTGGTAGCTGCCAGTCCCTGCCCGTTAAACGCTCCCAGATCGATCTTCAGGAAGCTTAACGGATGATCCTTACGCCGGGGTTCAAAAGAAACCATGGCGCCCAGGTCGCGCTCCGTTTTCATCAGTATCTGCGACATACGGCCCCGCTCAGGGGTTTCCCTGTCGGCCGAAGAAAGGTTTACTTCATACCCGAAAGGTCTTGCGAACATACCGCCGGCAAGCGAAAACAGGTTAAACTTCGTCTCAAAAAAACGTCCGTAAAAATCCCGGATAAACACTCCCCTTTCCGTACCATCAAACTGAAAGGCAAATTGTACAACAGGCATGTTGTTCTTATCGTAACGCTCATAATCCACCCGGATACGGCCTCTTCGCAGGCTAAACCGGTTGTTTACTGCAGCGCCAAAGTCGCCCCCGGCATAACCTGCGGCCCCTTTCGATTCCGCCATCTGCCATTGAGGTTGTATATACCCGCTGAAGCGGAGTGCATCGTATTTC
The genomic region above belongs to Chitinophaga sp. 180180018-3 and contains:
- a CDS encoding porin encodes the protein MRIARIFPIIFLLLSFTFEARAQFLMDMIDTTTELGKGMISMYQKYDALRFSGYIQPQWQMAESKGAAGYAGGDFGAAVNNRFSLRRGRIRVDYERYDKNNMPVVQFAFQFDGTERGVFIRDFYGRFFETKFNLFSLAGGMFARPFGYEVNLSSADRETPERGRMSQILMKTERDLGAMVSFEPRRKDHPLSFLKIDLGAFNGQGLAATTDFDSHKDIIGRVAVKPLRIKGTVSVISGGVSVLYGGMQQFTNVINKMGTVNGQPVFVVDSAASNNGKIAPRHYFGADVQWKLSNGPGKGSTQLRAEYIFGSQTATALTTETPAVIPVGPDGKLAPLYIRSFDGAYLYFLQHLGSDKHQVVVKYDWYDPNKKVSGKDIKPGSGLTPADISYKTLGVGYIYYSNEHLKFMFYYDWVTNEKTQLEGYKEDLKDNVFTCRMQYRF